The Macrobrachium nipponense isolate FS-2020 chromosome 1, ASM1510439v2, whole genome shotgun sequence genome includes a window with the following:
- the LOC135219879 gene encoding L-seryl-tRNA(Sec) kinase-like, which produces MGTTIALTVVMGLPGAGKSTLCETLASASSENPDLEGFIFIHVCFDTLIPLSLQEKFVEAKKAGVEDTAESWKQARLEVYLNVDKLVSCLKTDYYDPGVFKSFNVHRTCIGKDSKFVILLDDNFYYRSMRYEYYQLARKHTVGFMQMYIDINYNVAIKQNSNRTQRVPEAVIQSMAEKFQPPKPTENRWEDPTFVTESSDGTDLKALWDMILLSMSSPVLPVENNELEKEEARLICSRNVAHQADLYLRSLVGKTIKEAQNTSPKNNKDFAAQVNTARQLVMASVRKGSLLFPPSIAENIDDTNKESFEKFLLEEFKRNL; this is translated from the coding sequence atgggGACAACCATAGCCCTTACTGTCGTGATGGGTTTACCTGGTGCAGGTAAATCAACTCTGTGCGAAACTCTTGCCTCAGCATCCAGCGAAAACCCTGATCTTGaaggtttcattttcattcatgtttgTTTTGACACTTTGATTCCATTGTCCCTTCAAGAGAAATTTGTCGAGGCTAAAAAAGCAGGAGTTGAAGATACGGCTGAGAGTTGGAAACAGGCTAGATTGGAAGTTTACTTGAATGTTGATAAATTAGTTAGTTGTTTGAAGACTGATTATTATGATCCTGGCGTCTTTAAGTCTTTTAATGTACATAGAACCTGTATAGGGAAAGACTCTAAGTTTGTTATTCTTCTAGACGATAATTTTTATTACCGAAGCATGAGGTATGAGTATTATCAGTTAGCTAGAAAACACACAGTTGGATTTATGCAGATGTATATTGATATTAATTATAATGTTGCCATAAAGCAAAACTCGAATAGAACCCAAAGAGTTCCTGAAGCTGTAATACAAAGTATGGCAGAGAAGTTTCAGCCTCCAAAACCAACAGAAAATAGGTGGGAAGATCCAACTTTTGTGACAGAGTCTTCAGATGGAACAGACTTAAAGGCTCTCTGGGATATGATATTACTGAGTATGTCATCTCCAGTATTGCCAGTTGAGAACAATGAATTGGAGAAAGAAGAAGCCAGACTCATATGCTCACGTAATGTTGCCCATCAGGCTGACTTGTATTTGAGATCCCTTGTTGGTAAAACTATAAAAGAAGCACAGAATACTAGTCCCAAGAATAACAAAGATTTTGCTGCTCAGGTTAATACAGCTCGTCAGTTGGTCATGGCATCGGTACGTAAAGGTTCACTTCTGTTTCCACCAAGCATAGCAGAAAACATTGATGATACTAATAAGGAATCTTTTGAAAAGTTTCTTCTAGAAGAATTCAAAAGGAATTTGTAA
- the LOC135219880 gene encoding DNL-type zinc finger protein-like: MAQFRRLTLVKTLIRRSYCPPLSAQLLSPQHFTQHVQLPASLSKPIRQLTVSAVSRCKGATEADTGEKQSLGKVDLKFQLVFTCKVCSTRQTKIISQLAYKKGVVIVTCDGCATKHLVADNLGWFSDLEGKKNIEEILAAKGEAVQRGLASSYLELGENSVQASTSSTIDYEKEEEQRAADAWNVAQETLKMMAADTGTPSDSNDKGSNDGKSR, translated from the coding sequence ATGGCGCAGTTCCGGAGGTTAACTTTGGTTAAAACCTTGATACGTAGATCCTATTGCCCACCCCTCTCAGCACAACTGCTGTCTCCCCAGCATTTCACTCAGCATGTGCAGTTACCTGCCAGTTTATCAAAACCAATTCGTCAACTTACAGTGAGTGCTGTTAGTCGATGCAAAGGTGCTACTGAAGCAGACACTGGTGAAAAGCAGTCATTAGGAAAGGTTGATTTAAAGTTCCAGTTAGTATTTACATGTAAAGTGTGCAGCACCAGACAGACAAAAATCATATCTCAGTTAGCATACAAAAAAGGTGTTGTCATTGTGACTTGTGATGGCTGTGCAACTAAACATTTAGTGGCTGATAATCTTGGATGGTTTTCTGActtagaaggaaagaaaaacattgaGGAAATCTTAGCAGCCAAAGGTGAAGCAGTGCAGAGAGGATTAGCATCCTCTTATTTGGAACTTGGGGAAAACAGTGTACAAGCGTCAACATCCAGCACCATAGACTATGAAAAAGAGGAAGAGCAGAGGGCAGCTGATGCTTGGAATGTTGCACAAGAGACTCTTAAAATGATGGCTGCTGATACAGGAACTCCATCAGATTCTAATGACAAAGGTAGTAATGATGGTAAGAGTCggtag